A genomic window from Arthrobacter sp. FW305-BF8 includes:
- the sufU gene encoding Fe-S cluster assembly sulfur transfer protein SufU → MSLDQLYQQIILDHSKARHGSGLAATAAPDGASTGQSHQFNPVCGDEVTLRVAVDHGTVTQLAWDGAGCSISMASASVLSELAEGMTVDELRSVIGNFRDVLRSRGKIPADPEILGDAAAFEGVARYAARVKCAMISWVAAEDALNQAA, encoded by the coding sequence ATGAGCCTCGACCAGCTTTACCAGCAGATTATCCTGGACCACTCCAAGGCCCGGCACGGCAGCGGATTGGCCGCCACGGCTGCCCCGGACGGCGCGTCCACGGGCCAGTCACACCAGTTCAATCCCGTGTGCGGCGACGAGGTCACCCTGCGCGTGGCCGTGGACCACGGCACAGTCACCCAGCTGGCGTGGGACGGGGCCGGCTGCTCGATCTCCATGGCCTCCGCCTCCGTGCTGAGCGAGCTGGCCGAGGGCATGACCGTAGACGAACTCCGCTCGGTGATCGGGAACTTCCGCGACGTCCTGCGGTCCCGGGGAAAGATCCCGGCCGACCCGGAAATCCTGGGCGACGCAGCAGCCTTTGAAGGCGTGGCGCGCTACGCCGCAAGGGTGAAATGCGCCATGATCTCCTGGGTTGCGGCCGAGGACGCCCTGAATCAGGCAGCCTGA
- the pth gene encoding aminoacyl-tRNA hydrolase, with the protein MTDTWLIVGLGNPGPEYSGNRHNVGQMVLDGLAGRIGGKFKAHKARALVLEGRLGIGGPRVVLAKPGTYMNVSGGPVSALARFYDVEPSRVVAVHDEIDIPFNTVKLKIGGGEGGHNGLRDISKALATKDYLRVRVGVGRPPGRMDTADYVLRDFGTTEKKELPFLLDDAADAVELLVREGLTAAQQQFHSAKV; encoded by the coding sequence ATGACTGACACCTGGCTGATCGTAGGCCTCGGCAACCCCGGACCCGAATACAGCGGCAACCGGCACAACGTCGGCCAGATGGTGCTGGACGGGCTGGCCGGGCGCATCGGCGGAAAGTTCAAGGCGCACAAGGCCAGGGCCCTCGTCCTGGAAGGACGGCTGGGAATCGGCGGTCCCCGGGTGGTGCTGGCGAAGCCTGGCACGTACATGAACGTTTCCGGCGGCCCGGTGTCCGCGCTTGCCAGGTTTTACGACGTCGAGCCGTCCCGGGTGGTGGCCGTCCATGACGAGATCGACATCCCCTTTAATACCGTAAAGCTGAAGATCGGCGGCGGCGAGGGAGGGCACAACGGTCTCCGCGACATCTCCAAGGCCCTTGCCACCAAGGACTACCTCCGCGTCCGGGTGGGAGTCGGCCGGCCGCCGGGCCGGATGGACACTGCCGACTACGTGCTCCGGGATTTCGGCACTACGGAGAAGAAGGAACTGCCCTTCCTGCTCGATGACGCCGCCGACGCCGTCGAGCTCCTGGTCAGGGAGGGGCTGACGGCCGCGCAGCAGCAGTTCCACTCCGCCAAGGTCTAG
- a CDS encoding SCO4848 family membrane protein produces MDVPAFLALVLIVSGVWSLVVWPQFLRRVMKDPRARDAAGKATKFLTVHVVLVTVSMVLGAATAAIGIAALVS; encoded by the coding sequence GTGGACGTCCCCGCCTTCCTGGCCCTGGTCCTGATCGTTTCGGGCGTATGGTCCCTGGTGGTGTGGCCGCAGTTCCTGCGCCGCGTCATGAAGGACCCGCGGGCGCGGGACGCCGCCGGCAAGGCCACGAAGTTCCTCACGGTCCATGTGGTCCTGGTGACGGTGTCCATGGTGCTGGGTGCCGCGACGGCCGCCATCGGAATCGCGGCGCTCGTCAGCTGA
- a CDS encoding DUF2505 domain-containing protein, translating into MALSASTTLPHGVDSVTAVFANEDFQRHTSEYVGGTLESFTVAGDIAGEFSTTSVRTLPTTRLPEIARKFVGESLKVTQVENWDAPAADGSRQSTISLKIAGAPIDVAAVQRLVADGGSTRVELEGNVTSSVPFLGGKIADAAEPMVGKALNIQSQQAQAWLESH; encoded by the coding sequence ATGGCACTGAGTGCATCCACCACCCTTCCCCACGGCGTCGACAGCGTCACCGCAGTCTTCGCGAACGAGGACTTCCAGCGCCACACCAGCGAATACGTCGGCGGCACCCTCGAGTCCTTCACCGTGGCGGGCGACATCGCCGGGGAATTCAGCACCACGTCGGTGCGCACCCTCCCCACGACGCGCCTGCCGGAAATCGCCCGCAAGTTCGTCGGCGAAAGCCTGAAGGTGACCCAGGTGGAAAACTGGGATGCCCCGGCAGCCGACGGTTCGCGCCAGAGCACCATCTCCCTGAAGATCGCCGGCGCGCCGATCGACGTGGCCGCGGTGCAGCGTCTCGTGGCGGACGGCGGCAGCACGCGCGTTGAACTTGAAGGCAACGTCACGTCCTCCGTGCCGTTCCTGGGCGGCAAGATTGCCGACGCCGCCGAGCCCATGGTGGGCAAGGCACTGAACATCCAGTCGCAGCAGGCCCAGGCCTGGCTCGAAAGCCACTAG
- a CDS encoding helix-turn-helix transcriptional regulator → MICLASFNSSSAHSASSSASPHSVASNGRGPKPESELRQLTGRREAIEHICTVIRSRASQAVYLMAGPGVGKTSVTDAVREKLTAEMTVLRIHGSSSLAKVPYGVLAPYTSGLAPEEADSPVAVLRAVWAHFQELKGISDLNRGTDAPVLLVVDDAHHLDDATASMVVDMTSAGWATVLAAGRPRPGLPQALNQLWYDGLAERIDLRPLSGEQVREVVEHTLQGTVPVSTVQSLWSASGGNPLLLDCLLGDATAAGTLVQRNGIWVLLGPLPADGPRLSDLVVKDLLRRTPEEQDALKLIALAEPVPRGLIEDVCGVGVVRSLLDNQVVSESAAMPTELRLTHAILGESTRRQVSVSRSLQLRQKLDAYLDPAAASAEGKLRLVEWSLECGLEVPDRDLLDAGLLAATTFNNAGARLMAGHVRAPELQAHALAITARAHFNEGKYREAAELLDGCWLDLAKDPEAPQVLMLRASSHMALGKSVPSLRAESRNQLEAARMAPDDAWQDRIHALLEMAAAGDHEGIDAVITALGTTDPDTASGVEATQHAVAQALLAQALVAAGRSHQAHAAAVAAGPFLPALSGGLYFFNEFVLTRLALSTLAAGNWESAEHELSGYPTERTEGASTFGGGIQALRGLGLLRQGQLERAYQVLLPAVEALRVNDPLQEFRFGSSLAFYAAARLGDAAQAKRLEQDFISARHASGPGCDAVAEAYAAAAAEHLDRKGSGLDRLRELAASESVTDHPGTRMECLILCSDLGERSLAEELAALAATVEGRWAAGWQQLAQAWASEDADVLTDTAAALEEAGLLNLAREAYARAGALLEAAGERRRARQAIAHREKCDQELGERFRESPFVASVPSVHLTRRERDIVELAVQGLSDREIAQHLMVSVRTVEGHLYRSYVKLGVRRRDELALALPKK, encoded by the coding sequence GTGATCTGCCTGGCCTCGTTTAACAGCTCCTCAGCACACAGCGCTTCGTCCAGCGCTTCGCCCCACAGCGTCGCGTCCAATGGCCGCGGCCCCAAACCGGAATCCGAGCTCCGGCAGCTCACTGGCCGCCGAGAGGCGATAGAGCATATCTGCACCGTCATCCGTAGCCGGGCCAGCCAGGCGGTCTACCTGATGGCAGGCCCCGGCGTCGGAAAGACATCCGTGACTGACGCCGTGCGGGAGAAATTGACGGCAGAGATGACCGTGCTCCGCATCCACGGCAGCTCCTCGCTGGCCAAGGTTCCCTACGGTGTGTTGGCGCCCTACACGTCCGGGCTCGCCCCCGAGGAAGCCGACTCCCCGGTGGCGGTGCTGCGGGCCGTCTGGGCCCACTTCCAGGAGCTGAAGGGAATCAGCGACCTCAACCGCGGCACCGACGCCCCCGTACTCCTGGTGGTGGATGACGCCCACCACCTCGATGACGCCACGGCCAGCATGGTGGTGGACATGACCTCCGCCGGTTGGGCGACAGTGCTGGCAGCGGGGCGGCCGCGGCCGGGGCTGCCACAGGCCCTGAACCAGCTCTGGTATGACGGCCTCGCCGAACGCATCGATCTCCGGCCGCTCAGCGGCGAGCAGGTCAGGGAGGTAGTGGAACACACACTCCAAGGCACGGTTCCCGTCAGCACCGTCCAGTCGCTGTGGTCTGCTTCGGGCGGCAACCCGCTGCTCCTCGACTGCCTGCTGGGTGATGCAACAGCCGCCGGAACCCTGGTCCAGCGGAACGGAATCTGGGTGCTGCTCGGACCGTTGCCGGCAGACGGACCCAGGCTTTCGGATCTCGTGGTGAAGGATCTCCTCCGGAGAACGCCGGAGGAACAGGATGCGCTCAAGCTGATCGCCTTGGCCGAGCCGGTGCCCAGGGGCCTGATCGAGGACGTCTGCGGCGTCGGCGTCGTGCGTTCCCTGCTGGACAACCAGGTGGTGAGCGAATCCGCCGCGATGCCTACCGAGCTGCGGCTCACCCATGCCATCCTGGGCGAATCAACGCGCCGCCAGGTGTCAGTCTCGCGTAGCCTGCAGTTGAGGCAGAAGCTTGATGCCTATCTGGATCCTGCCGCCGCAAGTGCCGAAGGCAAGCTGCGCTTGGTCGAATGGTCGCTGGAGTGCGGCCTGGAGGTGCCCGACCGGGACCTGCTGGACGCGGGGCTGCTGGCCGCGACGACGTTCAACAACGCCGGCGCCCGGCTCATGGCCGGTCACGTGCGGGCACCGGAGCTGCAGGCCCATGCGCTCGCAATTACCGCGCGGGCCCACTTCAATGAAGGCAAGTACCGCGAGGCTGCCGAACTCCTTGACGGCTGCTGGCTCGATCTGGCAAAGGATCCGGAAGCTCCGCAGGTCCTCATGCTCAGGGCGTCATCCCACATGGCGCTCGGCAAGTCCGTGCCGTCGCTCAGGGCTGAATCACGCAACCAGCTGGAGGCGGCCAGGATGGCCCCGGACGATGCCTGGCAGGACAGGATCCACGCGCTGCTGGAGATGGCGGCCGCCGGGGATCACGAAGGTATTGACGCTGTCATCACCGCTCTGGGGACCACGGATCCGGACACGGCGTCGGGCGTCGAGGCGACACAGCACGCTGTGGCGCAGGCCCTTCTTGCCCAGGCGCTGGTCGCCGCCGGCAGGTCGCACCAGGCCCACGCCGCCGCCGTGGCCGCGGGCCCTTTCCTTCCCGCGCTCAGCGGCGGCCTGTATTTCTTCAACGAGTTTGTCCTGACCCGGCTGGCGCTCAGCACCCTCGCTGCCGGCAACTGGGAGTCGGCCGAACATGAGCTGTCCGGTTATCCGACGGAGCGGACGGAGGGTGCTTCCACCTTCGGCGGCGGGATCCAGGCACTGCGCGGCCTGGGACTGCTGCGGCAGGGGCAGCTGGAGCGCGCCTACCAGGTCCTCCTTCCTGCCGTTGAGGCGCTTCGGGTCAACGACCCGCTGCAGGAGTTCAGGTTCGGCTCGTCGCTTGCCTTCTACGCCGCAGCACGCCTGGGTGATGCCGCCCAGGCGAAGCGGCTCGAACAGGACTTCATCTCGGCCAGGCACGCCAGCGGACCCGGCTGCGACGCCGTCGCGGAGGCCTACGCGGCCGCCGCGGCTGAACACCTCGACCGGAAGGGCAGCGGCCTGGACCGGCTCCGTGAGCTCGCGGCGTCCGAGTCCGTTACGGACCATCCCGGAACCAGGATGGAGTGCCTCATCCTTTGCTCGGATCTTGGCGAGCGGTCACTGGCGGAGGAGCTCGCCGCGCTCGCCGCCACCGTCGAGGGCCGGTGGGCAGCCGGCTGGCAGCAGCTGGCCCAGGCCTGGGCCTCGGAGGACGCTGACGTCCTCACGGACACAGCAGCCGCACTGGAGGAAGCGGGCCTGCTGAACCTTGCGCGCGAGGCCTACGCCCGGGCCGGAGCACTGCTTGAAGCCGCGGGGGAGCGGCGCCGCGCCCGCCAGGCAATCGCGCACCGGGAGAAATGCGACCAGGAGCTCGGCGAGCGGTTCCGGGAAAGCCCGTTTGTTGCCTCCGTCCCCAGCGTCCACCTGACCCGGCGCGAGCGGGACATCGTGGAACTGGCGGTGCAGGGCCTCTCAGACCGCGAGATCGCCCAGCACCTGATGGTGTCCGTGCGCACCGTCGAGGGGCATCTGTACCGGAGCTACGTCAAGCTCGGCGTCCGCCGGCGCGACGAGCTCGCGCTCGCCCTTCCGAAGAAGTAG
- a CDS encoding SufS family cysteine desulfurase, with translation MAVVSTPTTLTRALSAMDNTEVLRIRNDFPVLNQTVNGRPLIYLDSGATSQNPLSVIEAEQEFYEQRNAAVHRGAHHLAVEATEVFEDARQTVADFVGAAYEEIVWTSNATEGLNVISYALSNASLWVAQGRGDSRLRDLALGPGDEIVVTEMEHHANLIPWQELAYRTGATLRHIPLDDAGMLRMDEAAEIVGERTRLLAFTHASNVLGTINPVSDLVALARRAGALVVLDACQSAPHLALDVKRLDVDFAVFSGHKMLGPTGVGVLYGKQELLDVLPPVLTGGSMITTVTMERAEYLPAPQRFEAGTQKISQAVALAAAVNYLTETGIDRVHRWESELGQRMVAGLEAIDGVRVLGPAAGQDRIGLAAFDVAGVHAHDVGQFLDSRGIAVRVGHHCAQPLHRRLGLTATTRASAYLYNTTDDVDEFLDAVSGVRAYFRA, from the coding sequence TTGGCCGTAGTATCAACGCCAACCACGCTGACGCGTGCCCTTTCTGCGATGGACAATACCGAGGTCCTGCGGATCCGCAACGACTTTCCCGTGCTGAACCAGACGGTCAACGGCCGCCCTCTCATCTATCTGGATTCCGGCGCCACGTCGCAGAATCCGCTGAGCGTGATCGAGGCTGAGCAGGAATTCTACGAGCAGCGGAACGCTGCCGTGCACCGCGGTGCCCACCACCTTGCCGTGGAGGCCACCGAAGTGTTCGAGGACGCCCGGCAGACCGTCGCCGACTTTGTCGGTGCGGCCTATGAGGAGATCGTCTGGACCTCCAACGCCACCGAGGGCCTGAACGTCATCAGCTATGCGCTGTCGAACGCCTCGCTGTGGGTAGCCCAGGGTCGCGGCGACTCCCGGCTGCGGGACTTGGCCCTGGGGCCGGGCGATGAGATCGTGGTCACCGAAATGGAGCACCACGCCAACCTGATTCCCTGGCAGGAACTGGCTTACCGGACAGGTGCCACGCTGCGTCACATCCCGCTGGACGACGCCGGGATGCTGCGGATGGATGAGGCAGCCGAAATCGTGGGCGAGCGGACCAGGCTGCTGGCGTTCACCCACGCCTCGAACGTGCTGGGCACCATCAACCCGGTCAGCGACCTCGTGGCCCTCGCCCGGCGGGCAGGCGCCCTGGTGGTGCTGGACGCGTGCCAGTCGGCACCGCACCTTGCCCTGGACGTCAAGCGGCTGGACGTCGATTTCGCCGTGTTTTCCGGCCACAAGATGCTGGGTCCCACCGGCGTAGGTGTGCTTTACGGCAAGCAGGAACTCCTGGACGTGCTGCCTCCGGTCCTGACCGGAGGTTCCATGATCACCACCGTGACCATGGAACGTGCGGAGTACCTCCCCGCGCCGCAGCGGTTCGAAGCCGGCACCCAGAAAATTTCGCAGGCGGTGGCCCTTGCCGCCGCGGTCAACTATCTGACCGAAACCGGCATCGACCGGGTGCACCGCTGGGAGTCCGAGCTCGGCCAGCGGATGGTGGCGGGCCTGGAGGCCATCGACGGGGTCCGCGTGCTGGGTCCGGCCGCCGGCCAGGACCGCATCGGCCTGGCGGCCTTTGACGTTGCCGGTGTCCACGCGCACGACGTCGGCCAGTTCCTTGACTCGCGGGGCATCGCGGTCCGCGTGGGCCACCATTGCGCACAGCCGCTGCACCGGCGCCTTGGCCTGACGGCCACCACCCGCGCCAGCGCCTACTTGTACAACACCACCGACGACGTGGACGAGTTCCTGGACGCAGTGTCCGGAGTCCGCGCTTACTTCCGGGCCTAG
- the nhaA gene encoding Na+/H+ antiporter NhaA, with the protein MPKPSFQSRRFPSRKFPVFSRSTYPEYLRIAAILRTETVGGALLLAATAAALIWANSPAADAYYGLRDFKLGYEPWHLQLSLGHWASDGLLALFFFIAGLELKREFVSGDLRRPSRAVVPVTAAAGGVAIPAIIYSAIVWNAGAGALRGWAIPTATDIAFALAVLAVINTHLPSALRTFLLTLAVVDDLIAIGIIAFFYSSGLQPALLLAALVPLALFAWLVQKRVSRWYLLVPLAAATWGLVHASGIHATVAGVLLGFTVPVAASRRETQQDSTTAGSTTDAGGTGMAARLEHLLRPLSAGFAVPVFAFFSAGVALGGTTGLTSALSDPVAVGIVTALIAGKALGVFGATFLVTKTTRAQLDDGLKWVDVAGLSLLAGVGFTVSLLIAELSFGSGSAQDDHAKVAILAGSLTAAALAAVVLKARNRHYRRLEAEETRDDDGDGVPDVFERSERDG; encoded by the coding sequence ATGCCCAAGCCGTCCTTCCAGTCCCGCAGATTCCCCTCCCGGAAATTCCCGGTATTCAGCCGCTCCACGTATCCGGAGTATCTCCGCATTGCCGCCATCCTCCGGACGGAGACAGTGGGCGGCGCCCTCCTCCTCGCCGCGACAGCCGCAGCGCTGATCTGGGCCAACTCCCCCGCCGCGGACGCCTACTATGGATTGCGTGACTTCAAGCTGGGCTACGAGCCCTGGCACCTGCAGCTGAGCCTCGGGCACTGGGCATCCGACGGACTGCTGGCACTGTTCTTCTTCATAGCCGGCCTGGAACTCAAGCGAGAGTTTGTTTCCGGCGACCTGCGCAGACCGTCCCGGGCCGTCGTCCCCGTAACTGCAGCAGCGGGCGGCGTCGCCATCCCCGCCATCATCTACTCGGCCATTGTCTGGAACGCGGGTGCCGGGGCGCTGAGGGGGTGGGCCATCCCCACCGCTACCGACATTGCTTTTGCGCTGGCGGTGCTGGCTGTCATCAACACCCATCTGCCGTCGGCGCTGAGGACGTTCCTGCTCACCCTCGCCGTGGTGGACGACCTGATCGCCATCGGCATCATCGCGTTCTTCTATTCCTCCGGGCTCCAGCCGGCCCTGCTGCTCGCCGCGCTTGTCCCGCTGGCTCTCTTCGCCTGGCTGGTGCAGAAACGGGTCAGCCGCTGGTACCTGCTGGTGCCGCTGGCCGCTGCTACCTGGGGCCTGGTGCACGCGTCCGGCATCCACGCCACAGTGGCCGGCGTCCTGCTCGGCTTCACCGTCCCGGTCGCCGCCTCGCGGCGGGAAACCCAACAAGACAGCACGACTGCGGGCAGCACCACCGACGCTGGCGGCACCGGCATGGCTGCGCGCCTGGAACACCTGCTCCGTCCACTGTCTGCGGGCTTCGCGGTCCCCGTCTTCGCGTTCTTCTCGGCCGGAGTTGCGCTCGGCGGCACCACGGGACTGACGTCCGCCCTGTCCGACCCGGTGGCCGTGGGCATCGTGACAGCACTGATCGCGGGCAAGGCCCTGGGCGTCTTTGGGGCAACATTCCTGGTCACGAAAACCACCCGCGCGCAACTCGATGACGGGCTGAAGTGGGTCGACGTCGCCGGGCTGTCCCTTCTGGCAGGCGTGGGCTTCACGGTCTCGCTGCTGATCGCCGAACTGAGTTTCGGCTCGGGGTCGGCCCAGGACGACCACGCCAAGGTGGCCATCCTCGCCGGTTCGCTGACCGCTGCGGCGTTGGCCGCCGTCGTGCTTAAGGCCCGCAACAGGCACTACCGCCGGCTTGAAGCGGAGGAGACAAGGGACGACGACGGCGACGGCGTGCCGGATGTCTTCGAACGGTCCGAACGGGACGGCTAA
- a CDS encoding LuxR C-terminal-related transcriptional regulator → MSIEPLSWGRGSTAGVLAGPAGVAGGTDLQRWSVPARSADLEAIRSALTDPESLGVVITGARGVGKSSLARTAVAELGPDVWALQLRSPLAGSQTSYGCLAFLLARLPQSALASPTAILQGITSLIRSDAAGRDCVITLDTTGQIDDMSAGVILNIMLTHTARVIAIAPSTSDLPADFHWLLTDRRLTEVRLENLNELQTRQVLLTLLGHRVSASLVSTYHAIVGGNPLLLKALVTEQRQSGNLVLSDSVWTLRDRVVLDGATGLDDIVRSRWSREEPETREVIEMLACARRVPLARLTEVYGTATVADMEDAGLLTVGVTGDRWVSLREQYLGDVVRSWLSISRRRELRTLLLGSHEPELSALSMEERIEFAAWTRECQAELSPAMAVAAAEAAVQFFDPRFAISCVEGIKKTDSVWVEAQLYKATAYLLLDLPLQAMAALEDISRVQLDALDEQAFARVVAAKIRVMVWLPELCDKVPAELAAARKRLNVPTGVASSWPDPLGTAANVITLAEFEYKSFIGDYASMIGELEEATDSAVNKDPGLRIQAALILMPALSAVGREMDALQLMRRVGGQLSDAEPLTGLRERFAMTAFNVLLQAGQWKRCLELVGPPKGQEERRLAYRTSATELAAGIAYVFSGRGAVALDSLLSAVAQLELRPVLNMLQAAYAATAFAYAQIGNAGQAHKYLDKLRGVRGHCNFGTVFVTEFCADMAGRWLGDTEAVKRLLQAAHRDIDAGRYTLAGISLLGATVNGTDEDFRLMEEVAGHRQGTLAEISRLIAVGTRTKDAKVLLEGAHLCAELELDAVEARCVALAVDFARHSGDSASARVAQARLDTLTATVPSLPIVPSSGSPLLTARERQISRLAGRGVSNRDIALEMGVSVRTVEGHLYQVFTKLGVTSRGDLPGLV, encoded by the coding sequence ATGTCAATTGAGCCACTGAGCTGGGGACGTGGGTCTACGGCGGGCGTGCTTGCGGGGCCGGCTGGCGTCGCGGGCGGAACGGACCTCCAAAGATGGTCGGTTCCCGCGCGCAGCGCAGACCTTGAAGCCATCCGCAGTGCCCTGACGGATCCCGAGTCCCTGGGCGTTGTGATCACCGGTGCCCGCGGTGTGGGGAAGTCCTCGCTCGCGCGCACCGCCGTGGCCGAGCTGGGTCCCGACGTCTGGGCGCTTCAGCTTCGCAGCCCCCTGGCCGGCTCACAAACCTCGTACGGCTGCCTCGCCTTCCTTCTGGCCAGGCTTCCGCAATCGGCGCTGGCTTCCCCGACCGCCATCCTCCAGGGCATCACCTCCCTGATCCGGTCCGACGCCGCCGGCCGGGATTGCGTCATCACCCTGGACACAACGGGCCAAATCGATGACATGAGTGCCGGCGTCATCCTGAACATCATGCTGACGCACACCGCCCGCGTCATTGCCATCGCCCCCAGCACCAGTGACCTTCCGGCGGACTTCCACTGGCTGCTCACCGACCGGCGGCTGACCGAAGTCCGGCTTGAGAACCTCAACGAACTGCAGACCCGGCAGGTACTGCTGACGCTGCTGGGCCACCGGGTCTCGGCCTCGCTCGTGAGCACCTACCATGCCATCGTGGGCGGCAATCCGCTCCTGCTCAAGGCGCTCGTCACCGAGCAGCGGCAGTCGGGAAACCTCGTCCTGTCGGATTCCGTCTGGACCCTGCGGGACAGGGTGGTGCTCGACGGCGCCACCGGGCTGGATGACATCGTCCGGTCCCGCTGGTCCCGGGAAGAACCGGAAACCCGCGAGGTCATCGAGATGCTTGCCTGTGCGCGGCGTGTCCCTCTGGCAAGGCTGACCGAAGTTTACGGCACCGCCACCGTGGCCGACATGGAGGACGCCGGGCTGCTCACGGTCGGCGTCACGGGGGACCGCTGGGTCTCCCTGCGGGAGCAGTACCTTGGGGACGTGGTGCGCTCCTGGCTGAGCATCTCCCGCCGTCGTGAACTCCGGACCCTGCTGCTCGGCAGCCACGAGCCCGAGTTGTCCGCTCTGAGCATGGAAGAGCGGATCGAGTTCGCAGCCTGGACCCGGGAATGCCAGGCCGAACTCAGCCCTGCCATGGCGGTGGCGGCGGCGGAGGCGGCGGTGCAGTTCTTTGACCCGCGGTTCGCGATCTCCTGCGTTGAAGGCATCAAAAAGACCGACTCCGTCTGGGTGGAAGCACAGCTGTACAAGGCAACCGCCTACCTGCTGCTTGACCTGCCGCTGCAGGCCATGGCCGCGTTGGAGGACATTTCCCGGGTACAGCTGGACGCGCTCGACGAGCAGGCCTTTGCCCGCGTAGTGGCAGCCAAGATCCGGGTCATGGTCTGGCTGCCGGAGCTGTGCGACAAGGTGCCGGCCGAGCTGGCAGCTGCCCGCAAGCGGCTGAACGTTCCCACTGGTGTGGCGTCGAGCTGGCCCGATCCGCTTGGTACCGCCGCCAACGTCATCACCCTCGCCGAATTCGAATACAAATCGTTCATCGGCGACTACGCCTCCATGATTGGGGAGCTGGAGGAGGCTACGGACTCCGCGGTCAACAAGGACCCGGGACTGAGGATCCAAGCGGCGCTGATCCTGATGCCGGCCTTGTCGGCGGTCGGACGGGAAATGGACGCCCTGCAACTGATGCGGCGCGTGGGAGGACAGCTCTCTGACGCCGAGCCGCTGACCGGGCTGCGCGAGCGGTTCGCGATGACGGCGTTCAACGTGCTCCTGCAGGCCGGTCAGTGGAAGCGGTGCCTGGAACTCGTTGGCCCGCCCAAGGGGCAGGAGGAGCGCCGGCTGGCCTATCGGACGTCTGCCACGGAACTGGCCGCCGGAATCGCCTACGTTTTCTCCGGCCGTGGCGCCGTGGCCCTGGACTCGCTGCTGTCCGCCGTCGCCCAGCTTGAGCTCCGCCCCGTGTTGAACATGCTGCAGGCCGCCTACGCCGCCACGGCCTTCGCCTACGCGCAGATCGGCAACGCCGGGCAGGCGCACAAGTATCTGGACAAGCTCCGCGGCGTGCGCGGGCACTGCAACTTCGGCACCGTGTTCGTCACCGAGTTTTGCGCGGACATGGCCGGGCGTTGGCTGGGGGACACCGAAGCCGTGAAGCGCCTGCTCCAGGCGGCACACCGCGACATCGATGCTGGCCGGTACACGCTGGCAGGCATCAGCCTGCTGGGAGCGACCGTGAACGGGACCGACGAGGACTTCCGCCTGATGGAGGAGGTGGCGGGCCACCGCCAGGGGACCCTCGCCGAGATCTCACGCCTCATCGCCGTGGGCACCCGCACCAAGGACGCCAAGGTTCTTCTGGAAGGCGCCCACCTCTGCGCGGAACTGGAACTCGACGCCGTCGAGGCCCGGTGCGTTGCGCTGGCCGTCGACTTTGCCCGCCACTCCGGCGATTCCGCCTCCGCGCGCGTTGCCCAGGCCCGTCTGGACACCCTCACCGCCACGGTGCCCAGCCTCCCGATCGTTCCCAGCAGCGGAAGCCCGCTCCTTACCGCGCGCGAACGCCAGATCTCCCGGCTGGCCGGAAGGGGCGTCTCCAACCGGGACATCGCTCTGGAGATGGGCGTATCAGTCCGAACGGTGGAGGGACACCTCTATCAGGTCTTCACCAAGCTCGGCGTGACATCCAGGGGTGATCTGCCTGGCCTCGTTTAA